From the Cervus elaphus chromosome 20, mCerEla1.1, whole genome shotgun sequence genome, one window contains:
- the ISG20L2 gene encoding interferon-stimulated 20 kDa exonuclease-like 2 isoform X2 — protein sequence MVCCKPPDAGLWDSADESSILLSSVSCSSQLFSQHSSVIMSTLLLNLDFGEPPPKKALEGNAKHRKFVKKRRLLERKGFLNKKKQPPSKVPKLHSEPSKKGETPRVDGTWKAAPLPKKKTTAASSSGSEQSLDKKTAVPWLTPAPSQKAGSVVAKVDLLGEFQSALPKIKSHPTHPQKKGSQKNPPPKNGPQNSTQTHSESKYSGASQKIPGKMVAIDCEMVGTGPKGHVSSLARCSIVNYDGDVLYDEYILPPCHIVDYRTRWSGIRKQHMVNATPFKIARNQILKILTGKIVVGHAIHNDFKALQYIHPKSLTRDTSHIPLLNRKADCPENATMSLKSLTKKLLNRDIQAGKSGHSSVEDAQATMELYKLVEVEWEQHLAQNPPKD from the exons AT GGTATGCTGCAAACCTCCAGATGCTGGTCTGTGGGATTCAGCAGATGAGTCTTCTATCCTCCTCTCATCTGTAAGCTGTTCTTCCCAACTGTTCTCTCAACATTCCAGTGTCATCATGTCTACCTTACTCCTCAATCTGGATTTTGGCGAGCCTCCCCCCAAAAAGGCATTAGAGGGAAATGCCAAGCACCGAAAATTTGTCAAGAAGCGGCGACTCTTGGAACGGAAAGGCTTCCTCAATAAGAAGAAGCAGCCCCCTAGCAAGGTGCCTAAGTTGCACTCAGAACCTTCAAAGAAAGGGGAAACTCCCAGGGTAGATGGGACTTGGAAGGCCGCTCCCCTTCCAAAGAAGAAGACAACAGCTGCCTCCAGCAGTGGGTCAGAGCAGTCCCTGGACAAGAAAACTGCAGTGCCTTGGCTGACCCCTGCCCCTTCACAGAAGGCTGGTTCTGTTGTGGCTAAAGTAGATTTGCTAGGGGAGTTCCAGAGCGCCCTACCAAAGATTAAGAGCCACCCAACTCACCCCCAGAAGAAGGGCTCCCAGAAGAATCCTCCACCCAAGAATGGCCCACAGAACTCCACCCAAACACATTCAGAGAGTAAATACTCTGGGGCATCCCAGAAGATACCAGGGAAGATGGTGGCAATTGACTGTGAGATGGTGGGTACTGGACCCAAGGGGCATGTCAGTTCCTTGGCTCGATGTAGCATTGTCAACTACGACGGAGATGTGCTTTATGATGAGTACATCCTCCCCCCCTGCCACATTGTGGACTACCGGACCAGATGGAGTGGTATCCGGAAGCAGCACATGGTAAATGCTACACCCTTCAAGATTGCTCGGAACCAG ATCTTGAAGATTCTTACAGGGAAGATAGTGGTGGGGCATGCCATCCACAACGACTTCAAAGCCCTTCAGTACATTCATCCCAAGTCCCTCACCCGAGACACCTCTCATATCCCCCTCCTCAACCGTAAGGCTGACTGCCCAGAGAATGCCACCATGTCTCTGAAGAGTCTCACCAAGAAGCTGTTGAACCGGGACATCCAG GCTGGGAAAAGTGGACATTCCTCAGTGGAAGATGCTCAGGCCACCATGGAGCTGTACAAGTTGGTTGAAGTTGAATGGGAACAGCACCTGGCCCAGAATCCCCCTAAAGACTAG
- the METTL25B gene encoding protein RRNAD1 isoform X1: MPGISARHLSHEERRQLAVNLTRVVTLYRSILDAYIIEFFTDNLWGTLPCSWQEALDGLNPPQLATLLLGMPREGEVARYRSVWPLTLLALKSTAYALAFTRTPGFQTPSEFLENPSQSSRLTAPFRKHVRPKKQHEIRRLGELVKKLSDLTGCTQVVDVGSGQGHLSRFMSLGLGLTVKSIEGDQRLVERAQRLDQELLQTLEKEEKRNPKVVHTGPRHPPHHVVRWVDPTALCEELLLPLETSPQSGARLLLTGLHACGDLSVALLRHFSCCPEVVALASVGCCYMKLSDPGGYPLSQWVAGLPGCELPYRLREGACHALEEYAERLQKAGPSLRTHCYRAALETVIRCAQPELRRPGVQGIPRVHELKIEEYVQRGLQRVGLDPHLPLNVAVLRAHQAQENRVVAFFSLALLLAPLVETLILLDRLLYLQEQGFHAELLPIFSPELSPRNLVLVATKGPLGEAFSLLETEDS, encoded by the exons ATGCCCGGGATCTCCGCCCGGCACCTCTCTCACGAAGAGAGGAGACAGCTAGCGGTGAATCTCACCCGGGTCGTGACGCTCTACCGTTCCATCCTGGACGCCTACATCATC GAATTTTTCACAGACAACCTGTGGGGCACACTCCCTTGCTCGTGGCAGGAAGCACTGGATGGACTGAACCCGCCACAGCTGGCCACGCTGCTGCTGGGGATGCCTAGAGAAGGGGAAGTGGCCAG GTACAGGTCGGTGTGGCCACTCACCCTGCTGGCCCTGAAGTCCACAGCCTATGCCCTGGCCTTTACCCGGACGCCTGGGTTTCAGACCCCCTCAGagttcctggagaatcccagccaGAGTTCCCGGCTGACAGCTCCATTCCGGAAACATGTCAGGCCCAAGAAGCAGCATGAGATTCGGAGGCTGGGAGAG CTGGTGAAGAAGCTGAGTGACCTCACAGGCTGCACCCAGGTTGTGGATGTAGGCTCAGGCCAG GGCCATCTCTCCCGCTTCATgtccctggggctggggctgacGGTAAAGAGCATTGAAGGGGATCAGAGACTGGTGGAGAGAGCCCAGCGCCTAGACCAGGAGCTCCTACAGACtctggagaaagaggagaagaggaacCCAAAG GTGGTCCACACTGGCCCCCGTCACCCCCCACACCACGTGGTTAGGTGGGTAGACCCCACGGCCCTGTGCGAGGAGCTCCTGCTTCCACTGGAGACCTCGCCTCAGAGCGGGGCCCGCCTGCTGCTGACGGGCCTCCACGCCTGCGGGGACCTGAGTGTCGCCTTGCTGAGGcacttctcctgctgccctgaggtggTGGCCCTGGCTTCAGTGGGCTGCTGCTACATGAAGCTGAGTGACCCTGGCGGCTACCCACTCAGTCAGTGGGTGGCTGGGCTGCCCGGCTGTGAACTGCCCTACAGGCTTCGGGAGGGGGCCTGCCACGCCCTGGAGGAATATGCTGAGCGGCTACAGAAAGCAGGCCCCAGCCTCAGAACCCACTGCTACCGCGCAGCACTGGAGACCGTCATCCGGTGTGCCCAGCCTGAGCTCCGGCGGCCAGGCGTGCAGGGGATTCCCAGGGTCCACGAGCTCAAGATTGAAGA ATATGTGCAGCGGGGGCTACAGCGGGTGGGGCTGGACCCCCACCTGCCACTGAATGTGGCTGTCCTTCGAGCTCACCAGGCCCAGGAGAACCGTGTGGTGGCCTTCTTCAGCCTAGCCCTGCTGCTGGCCCCACTGGTGGAGACTCTGATTCTACTGGACCGGCTGCTCTACCTTCAGGAGCAGG GCTTCCACGCTGAGCTCCTGCCCATCTTCAGTCCCGAACTCTCGCCAAGAAACCTGGTTCTGGTGGCCACCAAAGGGCCTCTAGGTgaggccttctctcttctggAGACTGAAGACAGCTGA
- the METTL25B gene encoding protein RRNAD1 isoform X2, with protein MPGISARHLSHEERRQLAVNLTRVVTLYRSILDAYIIEFFTDNLWGTLPCSWQEALDGLNPPQLATLLLGMPREGEVARYRSVWPLTLLALKSTAYALAFTRTPGFQTPSEFLENPSQSSRLTAPFRKHVRPKKQHEIRRLGEGHLSRFMSLGLGLTVKSIEGDQRLVERAQRLDQELLQTLEKEEKRNPKVVHTGPRHPPHHVVRWVDPTALCEELLLPLETSPQSGARLLLTGLHACGDLSVALLRHFSCCPEVVALASVGCCYMKLSDPGGYPLSQWVAGLPGCELPYRLREGACHALEEYAERLQKAGPSLRTHCYRAALETVIRCAQPELRRPGVQGIPRVHELKIEEYVQRGLQRVGLDPHLPLNVAVLRAHQAQENRVVAFFSLALLLAPLVETLILLDRLLYLQEQGFHAELLPIFSPELSPRNLVLVATKGPLGEAFSLLETEDS; from the exons ATGCCCGGGATCTCCGCCCGGCACCTCTCTCACGAAGAGAGGAGACAGCTAGCGGTGAATCTCACCCGGGTCGTGACGCTCTACCGTTCCATCCTGGACGCCTACATCATC GAATTTTTCACAGACAACCTGTGGGGCACACTCCCTTGCTCGTGGCAGGAAGCACTGGATGGACTGAACCCGCCACAGCTGGCCACGCTGCTGCTGGGGATGCCTAGAGAAGGGGAAGTGGCCAG GTACAGGTCGGTGTGGCCACTCACCCTGCTGGCCCTGAAGTCCACAGCCTATGCCCTGGCCTTTACCCGGACGCCTGGGTTTCAGACCCCCTCAGagttcctggagaatcccagccaGAGTTCCCGGCTGACAGCTCCATTCCGGAAACATGTCAGGCCCAAGAAGCAGCATGAGATTCGGAGGCTGGGAGAG GGCCATCTCTCCCGCTTCATgtccctggggctggggctgacGGTAAAGAGCATTGAAGGGGATCAGAGACTGGTGGAGAGAGCCCAGCGCCTAGACCAGGAGCTCCTACAGACtctggagaaagaggagaagaggaacCCAAAG GTGGTCCACACTGGCCCCCGTCACCCCCCACACCACGTGGTTAGGTGGGTAGACCCCACGGCCCTGTGCGAGGAGCTCCTGCTTCCACTGGAGACCTCGCCTCAGAGCGGGGCCCGCCTGCTGCTGACGGGCCTCCACGCCTGCGGGGACCTGAGTGTCGCCTTGCTGAGGcacttctcctgctgccctgaggtggTGGCCCTGGCTTCAGTGGGCTGCTGCTACATGAAGCTGAGTGACCCTGGCGGCTACCCACTCAGTCAGTGGGTGGCTGGGCTGCCCGGCTGTGAACTGCCCTACAGGCTTCGGGAGGGGGCCTGCCACGCCCTGGAGGAATATGCTGAGCGGCTACAGAAAGCAGGCCCCAGCCTCAGAACCCACTGCTACCGCGCAGCACTGGAGACCGTCATCCGGTGTGCCCAGCCTGAGCTCCGGCGGCCAGGCGTGCAGGGGATTCCCAGGGTCCACGAGCTCAAGATTGAAGA ATATGTGCAGCGGGGGCTACAGCGGGTGGGGCTGGACCCCCACCTGCCACTGAATGTGGCTGTCCTTCGAGCTCACCAGGCCCAGGAGAACCGTGTGGTGGCCTTCTTCAGCCTAGCCCTGCTGCTGGCCCCACTGGTGGAGACTCTGATTCTACTGGACCGGCTGCTCTACCTTCAGGAGCAGG GCTTCCACGCTGAGCTCCTGCCCATCTTCAGTCCCGAACTCTCGCCAAGAAACCTGGTTCTGGTGGCCACCAAAGGGCCTCTAGGTgaggccttctctcttctggAGACTGAAGACAGCTGA
- the ISG20L2 gene encoding interferon-stimulated 20 kDa exonuclease-like 2 isoform X1, with protein MSTLLLNLDFGEPPPKKALEGNAKHRKFVKKRRLLERKGFLNKKKQPPSKVPKLHSEPSKKGETPRVDGTWKAAPLPKKKTTAASSSGSEQSLDKKTAVPWLTPAPSQKAGSVVAKVDLLGEFQSALPKIKSHPTHPQKKGSQKNPPPKNGPQNSTQTHSESKYSGASQKIPGKMVAIDCEMVGTGPKGHVSSLARCSIVNYDGDVLYDEYILPPCHIVDYRTRWSGIRKQHMVNATPFKIARNQILKILTGKIVVGHAIHNDFKALQYIHPKSLTRDTSHIPLLNRKADCPENATMSLKSLTKKLLNRDIQAGKSGHSSVEDAQATMELYKLVEVEWEQHLAQNPPKD; from the exons ATGTCTACCTTACTCCTCAATCTGGATTTTGGCGAGCCTCCCCCCAAAAAGGCATTAGAGGGAAATGCCAAGCACCGAAAATTTGTCAAGAAGCGGCGACTCTTGGAACGGAAAGGCTTCCTCAATAAGAAGAAGCAGCCCCCTAGCAAGGTGCCTAAGTTGCACTCAGAACCTTCAAAGAAAGGGGAAACTCCCAGGGTAGATGGGACTTGGAAGGCCGCTCCCCTTCCAAAGAAGAAGACAACAGCTGCCTCCAGCAGTGGGTCAGAGCAGTCCCTGGACAAGAAAACTGCAGTGCCTTGGCTGACCCCTGCCCCTTCACAGAAGGCTGGTTCTGTTGTGGCTAAAGTAGATTTGCTAGGGGAGTTCCAGAGCGCCCTACCAAAGATTAAGAGCCACCCAACTCACCCCCAGAAGAAGGGCTCCCAGAAGAATCCTCCACCCAAGAATGGCCCACAGAACTCCACCCAAACACATTCAGAGAGTAAATACTCTGGGGCATCCCAGAAGATACCAGGGAAGATGGTGGCAATTGACTGTGAGATGGTGGGTACTGGACCCAAGGGGCATGTCAGTTCCTTGGCTCGATGTAGCATTGTCAACTACGACGGAGATGTGCTTTATGATGAGTACATCCTCCCCCCCTGCCACATTGTGGACTACCGGACCAGATGGAGTGGTATCCGGAAGCAGCACATGGTAAATGCTACACCCTTCAAGATTGCTCGGAACCAG ATCTTGAAGATTCTTACAGGGAAGATAGTGGTGGGGCATGCCATCCACAACGACTTCAAAGCCCTTCAGTACATTCATCCCAAGTCCCTCACCCGAGACACCTCTCATATCCCCCTCCTCAACCGTAAGGCTGACTGCCCAGAGAATGCCACCATGTCTCTGAAGAGTCTCACCAAGAAGCTGTTGAACCGGGACATCCAG GCTGGGAAAAGTGGACATTCCTCAGTGGAAGATGCTCAGGCCACCATGGAGCTGTACAAGTTGGTTGAAGTTGAATGGGAACAGCACCTGGCCCAGAATCCCCCTAAAGACTAG